The Xanthomonas indica genome has a segment encoding these proteins:
- a CDS encoding ribokinase — protein MSSVIVVGSFNVDHVWRCENLPAPGATIAGRYSTGPGGKGFNQAVAAARAGARTSFVCALGDDAGGTMARGLAAQDGIALVAEASTEPTGTGGIYVDGHGRNTIVIGAGANAALSLDFVQAQRPLLGSARVLLAQLESPIETIEGTLALAREAGLTTVLNAAPANAQTSIGLLKLADVLTPNETEFAALLARHVGVRVDADDVAATDGGSLHALCRKLLPGGTVVVTLGAVGAFISHPDERLLGDTQPYYRIGAETAHTVDTTGAGDAFNGALVASMAQSPNAVFATHVRFANHYAARSTEAEGAAASMPRLTPDAA, from the coding sequence ATGAGTTCGGTCATCGTCGTCGGTTCGTTCAATGTCGACCATGTGTGGCGGTGCGAGAATCTGCCCGCACCGGGGGCGACCATCGCCGGCCGCTACAGCACCGGCCCCGGCGGCAAGGGCTTCAACCAGGCGGTGGCGGCAGCACGCGCCGGCGCGCGCACCAGTTTCGTCTGCGCGCTCGGCGACGATGCCGGCGGCACGATGGCACGCGGCCTGGCCGCGCAGGATGGCATCGCCCTGGTCGCCGAGGCCAGCACCGAGCCCACCGGCACCGGCGGCATCTATGTCGATGGCCACGGCCGCAACACCATCGTCATCGGCGCCGGCGCCAACGCGGCGCTGAGCCTGGACTTCGTGCAGGCACAGCGCCCGCTGCTGGGTTCGGCGCGGGTGCTGCTCGCGCAGCTGGAATCGCCGATCGAGACCATCGAGGGCACCCTGGCGCTGGCCCGCGAGGCCGGCCTGACCACCGTGCTCAACGCCGCCCCGGCCAATGCGCAGACCAGCATCGGCCTGCTCAAGCTGGCCGACGTGCTGACCCCCAACGAGACCGAGTTCGCCGCCCTGCTCGCGCGCCATGTCGGCGTGCGCGTGGACGCCGACGACGTCGCCGCCACCGATGGCGGCAGCCTGCACGCGCTGTGCCGCAAGCTGCTGCCCGGCGGCACCGTGGTGGTGACGCTGGGCGCGGTCGGCGCCTTCATCTCGCACCCCGACGAGCGCCTGCTCGGCGACACCCAGCCCTACTACCGGATCGGCGCCGAGACCGCGCACACCGTGGACACCACCGGCGCCGGCGATGCCTTCAACGGCGCCCTGGTGGCGTCGATGGCGCAGTCGCCGAACGCCGTGTTCGCCACCCACGTGCGCTTCGCCAACCACTATGCGGCGCGCTCCACCGAGGCCGAAGGCGCGGCGGCGTCGATGCCGCGGCTGACCCCGGACGCCGCCTGA
- a CDS encoding nucleoside transporter C-terminal domain-containing protein: MVEGLGRIGFGLFGLAVLIGITWLFSNNRRAVDWKLVATGLVLQIGFASLVLLVPGGREVFDWLGQVFVKVLSFVNEGSSFIFGSLLDTKTYGFIFAFQVLPTIIFFSALMGVLYHLGVMQAVVRVMAWAITKVMRVSGAETTSVCASVFIGQTEAPLTVRPYIPRMTESELLTMMIGGMAHIAGGVLAAYVGMLGGGDPAQQAFYAKHLLAASIMAAPATLVVAKLLVPETGTPLTRGTVKMEVEKTTSNVIDAAAAGAGDGLRLALNIGAMLLAFIALIALVNAPLTWLGDVTGLASALGRPTNLSTIFGYVLAPVAWVIGTPWPDATTVGSLIGQKVVINEFVAYTELSRIVQGQVPGVSLSAEGRLVATYALCGFANFSSIAIQIGGIGGLAPERRHDLARFGLRAVLGGSIATFMTATIAGVLSHFA; the protein is encoded by the coding sequence TGATCGGGATCACCTGGCTGTTCTCCAACAACCGCCGGGCGGTGGACTGGAAGCTGGTCGCGACCGGCCTGGTCCTGCAGATCGGTTTCGCCTCGCTGGTGCTGCTGGTCCCGGGCGGGCGCGAGGTGTTCGACTGGCTCGGCCAGGTGTTCGTGAAGGTGCTGAGCTTCGTCAACGAAGGCTCCAGCTTCATCTTCGGCAGCCTGCTCGACACCAAGACCTACGGCTTCATCTTCGCCTTCCAGGTGCTGCCGACCATCATCTTCTTCTCCGCGCTGATGGGCGTGCTGTACCACCTGGGGGTGATGCAGGCGGTGGTGCGGGTGATGGCCTGGGCCATCACCAAGGTGATGCGCGTGTCCGGCGCCGAGACCACCAGCGTCTGCGCCAGCGTGTTCATCGGCCAGACCGAGGCGCCGCTGACGGTGCGCCCCTACATCCCGCGCATGACCGAATCCGAACTGCTGACGATGATGATCGGCGGCATGGCGCACATCGCCGGCGGCGTGCTGGCGGCCTACGTGGGCATGCTCGGCGGCGGCGATCCGGCGCAGCAGGCGTTCTACGCCAAGCATCTGCTGGCGGCCAGCATCATGGCCGCGCCGGCCACGCTGGTGGTGGCCAAGCTGCTGGTGCCGGAGACCGGTACGCCGCTGACCCGCGGCACGGTCAAGATGGAAGTGGAGAAGACCACCAGCAACGTGATCGATGCCGCCGCCGCCGGCGCCGGCGACGGCCTGCGCCTGGCGCTGAACATCGGCGCGATGCTGCTGGCCTTCATCGCCCTGATCGCGCTGGTCAACGCGCCGCTGACCTGGCTCGGCGACGTCACCGGCCTGGCCAGCGCGCTCGGCCGCCCGACCAACCTGTCCACCATCTTCGGCTACGTGCTGGCGCCGGTGGCCTGGGTGATCGGCACGCCGTGGCCGGATGCGACCACGGTCGGTTCGCTGATCGGCCAGAAGGTGGTCATCAACGAGTTCGTCGCGTATACCGAGCTGTCGCGCATCGTGCAGGGCCAGGTGCCGGGCGTGAGCCTCAGCGCGGAAGGCCGGCTGGTCGCCACCTACGCGCTGTGCGGCTTCGCCAACTTCAGTTCGATCGCGATCCAGATCGGCGGCATCGGCGGCCTGGCCCCGGAGCGCCGCCACGACCTGGCGCGCTTCGGCCTGCGTGCCGTGCTGGGCGGCTCGATCGCCACCTTCATGACCGCGACCATCGCCGGGGTGCTGTCGCACTTCGCCTGA